A genomic segment from Brevundimonas mediterranea encodes:
- a CDS encoding YerC/YecD family TrpR-related protein, with translation MTTPPARDALHDALLSMQTRAEMDAFLADLCTPAELRAFAERWQVARLLDAGGKSYREIAAEAHASPTTVVRVARYLKDMPHQGYRLALDRLKNTN, from the coding sequence ATGACGACCCCGCCCGCCCGCGACGCCCTCCATGACGCCCTGCTGTCGATGCAGACGCGCGCCGAGATGGACGCCTTTCTGGCCGATCTGTGCACCCCGGCGGAACTGCGCGCCTTCGCCGAGCGCTGGCAGGTGGCGCGCCTGCTCGACGCCGGCGGCAAATCCTATCGCGAGATCGCGGCCGAGGCCCACGCCAGCCCCACCACCGTCGTCCGCGTCGCCCGCTATCTCAAAGACATGCCGCACCAGGGCTACCGCCTCGCCCTGGACCGCCTGAAGAACACGAACTGA
- the hisG gene encoding ATP phosphoribosyltransferase produces MSTAQGRLRIAVQKSGRLADRSLDLIRDAGLKWVKGHNDLLYRVENYPIDLLRVRDDDIPTFVADGVCDLGIVGENVLEEGRNGGPNASVVMPLGFGRCTLKIATPPTLAYDGPASLDGLRIATSYPKILRRFLDERGVKADIVVMRGAVEVAPRLKLAAAICDLVSTGATLEANGLGAKETVLESQAVLIQSPVAPEPGLQHLLDSVIERMSGVVSSQGAKYVMLNAPRSALDEITAILPGAGSPTVMPLSGRDDAVAVHAVCQEAVFWETLEKLKAAGASAILVLPIEKMM; encoded by the coding sequence ATGAGCACCGCCCAGGGCCGGCTTCGCATCGCCGTCCAGAAATCCGGCCGTCTGGCCGACCGCAGCCTCGACCTGATCCGCGACGCGGGTCTGAAATGGGTCAAGGGCCACAACGACCTACTCTATCGGGTCGAGAATTATCCGATCGACCTGCTGCGCGTCCGCGACGACGACATCCCCACCTTCGTGGCCGACGGCGTCTGCGACCTGGGGATCGTCGGCGAGAACGTGCTGGAGGAAGGCCGCAACGGCGGACCCAACGCCTCCGTGGTCATGCCCCTGGGCTTCGGCCGCTGCACCCTGAAGATCGCCACCCCGCCGACCCTGGCCTATGACGGCCCGGCCTCTCTGGACGGGCTGCGCATCGCCACCTCCTATCCCAAGATCCTGCGCCGCTTCCTGGACGAGCGGGGCGTAAAGGCGGACATCGTCGTCATGCGCGGCGCCGTCGAGGTCGCGCCCCGGCTGAAGCTGGCCGCCGCCATCTGCGACCTGGTCTCGACCGGCGCGACGCTGGAGGCCAACGGCCTGGGCGCCAAGGAGACGGTGCTGGAAAGCCAGGCCGTCCTGATCCAGTCCCCCGTCGCCCCCGAGCCCGGCCTGCAGCACCTGCTGGACAGCGTCATCGAGCGGATGTCCGGCGTGGTGTCCTCGCAGGGCGCCAAATACGTGATGCTGAACGCCCCGCGTTCGGCGCTGGATGAGATCACGGCCATCCTGCCCGGCGCCGGTTCGCCGACCGTCATGCCCCTGTCGGGTCGCGACGACGCCGTCGCCGTCCACGCCGTCTGCCAGGAGGCCGTCTTCTGGGAGACGCTGGAGAAGCTGAAGGCCGCCGGCGCCTCGGCCATCCTGGTCCTGCCCATCGAGAAGATGATGTGA
- a CDS encoding peptidase, whose product MTYCVGMLVDEGLAMIADTRTNAGVDNISSYRKLHIFKTTGERILAVATAGNLSVTQTALAMVAEGVKLPDSTALETLETAPTLFRAAQILGHALAMVRATINTPASPTADALNVNASMLLGGQIAGGKMGLYLIYGQGNFIECGPDTPYLQIGELKYGKPILDRALHSSTPLSEAVKLGLISFDSTIRSNIAVGPPLDLIVIPRDHLTGMERRIDVDDPYFRDLGRRWSEALASAHKAMPDPTWLDLDLSPPMRNMSIVI is encoded by the coding sequence GTGACCTATTGCGTGGGCATGTTGGTGGACGAGGGGTTGGCGATGATCGCCGACACCCGCACCAATGCGGGCGTGGACAACATCTCGTCCTATCGCAAGCTGCATATCTTCAAGACCACCGGCGAGCGGATCCTGGCGGTGGCGACGGCCGGGAATCTGTCGGTCACCCAGACGGCCTTGGCCATGGTGGCGGAGGGGGTGAAACTGCCCGACTCGACCGCGCTGGAGACGCTGGAGACCGCCCCGACCCTGTTCCGCGCCGCCCAGATCCTGGGTCATGCCCTGGCCATGGTGCGGGCCACCATCAACACGCCCGCCTCGCCGACCGCCGACGCCCTGAACGTCAACGCCTCCATGCTGCTGGGCGGCCAGATCGCCGGCGGAAAAATGGGTCTGTATCTGATCTACGGGCAGGGCAACTTCATCGAATGCGGGCCGGACACCCCCTATCTGCAGATCGGTGAGTTGAAGTACGGCAAGCCGATCCTGGATCGCGCGCTGCACAGTTCCACCCCCCTGTCCGAGGCGGTCAAACTGGGGCTGATCTCGTTCGATTCGACGATTCGCTCGAACATCGCCGTGGGGCCGCCGCTGGACCTGATCGTCATTCCCCGCGACCACCTGACGGGGATGGAGCGCCGGATCGACGTGGACGATCCTTATTTCCGCGACCTGGGCCGACGCTGGTCGGAAGCCCTGGCCTCGGCCCACAAGGCCATGCCCGATCCCACCTGGCTGGACCTGGACCTGTCGCCGCCGATGCGGAACATGAGCATCGTCATCTGA
- the hisD gene encoding histidinol dehydrogenase, with protein MKLIDWSSLDAAGKRAALARPAQRTAGDVTDVVRTILDDVRARGGAAVTDWCLKLDKAPPRRIAITPEAVAEARNALPPGDVRALRMAAENVRVFHQATKPEDTPFIETTPGVRSKLAWRPIASAGLYIPGGTAPLFSSLLMLAIPAGVAGVGERVAVTPPDKNGGIHPAMILAAAEAELDAIWLMGGAQAIAALTFGVELEDGIIPACDKLFGPGNAYVAEAKKQASALPGGPAVDMPAGPSELMVIVDRDAAPEIAAADLLSQAEHDADAQVILVSTSRATIDYILSEVEVQVAALPREAIARASLNEARAILVRDLDAAAEVANLYGPEHLAIQIDDPEPLVDSIKAAGAVFVGRFAAETLGDYAAGPSHVLPTDGGARTLGGVTTASFMTTMSVQLVSEAGARALAPIAARLARMEGLEAHARAADLRAEG; from the coding sequence ATGAAACTGATCGACTGGTCTTCCCTCGACGCTGCCGGGAAACGGGCGGCCCTGGCCCGCCCGGCCCAGCGCACCGCCGGCGACGTTACGGACGTGGTCCGCACTATCCTGGACGACGTGCGCGCACGTGGCGGCGCGGCCGTCACCGACTGGTGCCTGAAACTGGACAAGGCCCCGCCCCGCCGCATCGCCATCACGCCCGAGGCCGTGGCCGAGGCGCGCAACGCCCTGCCCCCCGGCGACGTGCGCGCCCTGCGCATGGCGGCCGAGAATGTCCGCGTCTTCCACCAGGCGACCAAGCCGGAGGACACCCCCTTCATCGAGACCACCCCCGGCGTACGCTCCAAACTGGCCTGGCGCCCCATCGCCTCGGCCGGTCTCTACATCCCCGGCGGCACCGCCCCCCTGTTCTCGTCCCTGCTGATGCTGGCCATCCCGGCCGGCGTCGCGGGCGTTGGCGAACGCGTCGCCGTCACCCCGCCGGACAAAAATGGCGGCATCCACCCCGCCATGATCCTGGCCGCCGCCGAGGCCGAACTGGACGCCATCTGGCTGATGGGCGGGGCCCAGGCTATCGCCGCCCTGACCTTCGGCGTCGAACTGGAGGACGGGATCATCCCCGCCTGCGACAAGCTGTTCGGCCCCGGCAACGCCTATGTCGCCGAGGCCAAGAAACAGGCGTCTGCTCTTCCGGGCGGCCCCGCCGTCGACATGCCGGCCGGCCCGTCCGAACTGATGGTCATCGTTGACCGCGACGCCGCGCCCGAGATCGCCGCCGCCGACCTGCTGAGCCAGGCAGAACACGACGCCGACGCCCAGGTCATCCTGGTCTCCACCAGCCGCGCCACCATCGACTACATCCTGTCGGAGGTTGAGGTTCAGGTCGCTGCGCTGCCGCGCGAAGCCATCGCCCGCGCCTCGCTGAACGAAGCCCGCGCCATCCTGGTCCGCGACCTCGACGCCGCCGCAGAGGTCGCCAACCTGTATGGCCCCGAACACCTGGCGATCCAGATCGACGATCCCGAGCCCCTGGTGGATTCCATCAAGGCCGCCGGCGCCGTCTTCGTCGGCCGGTTCGCCGCCGAGACCCTGGGCGACTACGCGGCCGGCCCCAGCCACGTCCTGCCGACCGACGGCGGCGCCCGCACCCTGGGCGGCGTCACCACCGCCAGCTTCATGACCACCATGTCGGTCCAGCTGGTCAGCGAGGCCGGCGCCCGCGCCCTGGCCCCCATCGCCGCCCGCCTGGCCCGGATGGAGGGCCTCGAAGCCCACGCCCGCGCGGCGGATCTGAGGGCTGAAGGATGA
- a CDS encoding TonB-dependent receptor yields MSESRAAALRSLLFASSAAGMLVAAPALAADVTSEGGVIVTADQQQQPANLGTIDVNGQLKKRQPESPEFVAPLLDTPRSVTIIPEQVITQTAATSLEDLLRNSPGITFGAGEGGQPLADRPFIRGQSSGNNIFVDGVRDAGGQQREVFDLEQVEVIKGADSVYSGRGSGGGSINLSSKQPRLADAVSASLGAGTDSYYRATVDGNWRLNDTSAFRLNLMATEGDVPGRDAVDFEKYGLAMALGVGLGTDTSATINYYHLTADSMPDYGIPLDRKLDNNWAIKTTDSRILNVPYDTFYGLKARDYMRNEVDSVTVKLEHKFSDTLTLRNLTRYSETLNDYVLTNPGDGGTAVLVGDTWWMKRGLKSRWNPAETFANVTDLYGSFTTGGLKHDFDLGVEYSREINRNASYNITTTSGSACPTAVGGFDCTPVYDPNPNDPWTGSIARGAETHSNTTSWGVYGADSIAFGPKWLLNLGLRYDRYETEGTSIARGAATPTFHEGEWDFVNYQVGLVYKPTSNTSVYASYATSSTPPTVSGGDQNGASGGEGSGNLSGQLLDPEDTENYEIGAKAELFGQRLTLSGALFQTTRKNAQVLVDTDRYAQVGEVKVEGLELGFSGSVTPAWTVFGGYTYMDSELVRGAVTIVNGAPVPSAFEGDPLANTPKNSFSLFTTYRVLPKLSLGGGVYYVDDRFGGNQGGAGGGTAAVYAPSYTRLDLFASYDVTDRASLQLNVKNATDEEYIMRTNGVHHADPAPGRQAILALNLRF; encoded by the coding sequence ATGTCCGAGTCCCGCGCCGCCGCGCTCCGATCGCTTCTGTTCGCCTCCAGCGCCGCCGGCATGCTGGTCGCCGCGCCGGCCCTGGCCGCCGATGTAACGTCCGAGGGCGGCGTGATCGTCACCGCCGATCAGCAACAGCAGCCGGCTAATCTCGGCACGATCGACGTCAACGGCCAACTGAAGAAGCGTCAGCCGGAAAGTCCCGAGTTCGTGGCGCCCCTGCTGGACACGCCCCGCTCGGTGACGATCATCCCGGAACAGGTCATCACCCAGACGGCGGCGACCTCGCTGGAAGACCTGCTGCGCAACTCCCCCGGCATCACCTTCGGCGCGGGCGAAGGCGGCCAGCCGCTGGCCGACCGGCCCTTCATCCGGGGCCAGTCGTCGGGCAACAACATCTTCGTCGACGGCGTGCGCGACGCGGGCGGCCAGCAGCGCGAGGTCTTCGACCTGGAGCAGGTCGAGGTCATTAAGGGCGCCGATTCCGTCTATTCGGGTCGCGGCTCGGGCGGCGGCAGCATCAATCTCAGCTCCAAGCAGCCGCGCCTGGCCGACGCCGTCAGCGCCAGCCTCGGCGCCGGCACGGACAGCTATTACCGCGCCACCGTGGACGGCAACTGGCGCCTGAACGACACCAGCGCCTTCCGTCTGAACCTGATGGCGACCGAGGGCGATGTTCCGGGCCGGGACGCGGTGGACTTCGAGAAGTACGGCCTGGCCATGGCCCTGGGCGTCGGCCTGGGAACCGACACCTCGGCCACGATCAACTACTACCACCTGACCGCCGACTCGATGCCGGACTACGGCATTCCGCTGGACCGAAAGCTGGACAACAACTGGGCGATCAAGACGACGGACAGCCGGATCCTGAACGTGCCCTACGACACCTTCTACGGCCTGAAGGCGCGCGACTACATGCGCAACGAGGTCGACAGCGTGACGGTCAAGCTGGAGCACAAGTTCAGCGACACCCTGACCCTGCGCAACCTGACCCGCTATTCCGAAACGCTGAACGACTATGTGCTGACCAATCCGGGCGACGGCGGCACGGCGGTTCTGGTCGGCGACACCTGGTGGATGAAGCGGGGTCTGAAGTCGCGCTGGAACCCGGCCGAGACCTTCGCCAATGTCACCGACCTGTACGGCAGTTTCACCACGGGCGGGCTGAAGCATGATTTCGACCTGGGCGTGGAATATTCGCGCGAGATCAACCGCAACGCCTCCTACAACATCACCACCACCAGCGGCTCGGCCTGTCCGACCGCTGTCGGCGGCTTCGACTGCACGCCGGTCTATGATCCCAATCCGAACGATCCGTGGACCGGCTCGATCGCGCGCGGAGCCGAAACCCACTCCAACACCACCAGCTGGGGCGTCTATGGCGCCGACTCCATCGCCTTTGGGCCGAAGTGGTTGCTGAACCTGGGCCTGCGCTACGACCGTTACGAGACCGAAGGCACGTCCATCGCCCGCGGCGCCGCCACGCCGACCTTCCACGAGGGCGAATGGGACTTCGTCAACTATCAGGTCGGCCTGGTGTACAAGCCCACCTCCAACACCAGCGTCTATGCGTCCTACGCCACCTCCTCGACGCCGCCCACCGTGTCCGGCGGCGACCAGAACGGCGCGAGCGGCGGCGAGGGCAGCGGCAATCTGTCGGGCCAGCTCCTCGATCCGGAAGACACCGAGAACTATGAGATCGGCGCCAAGGCCGAACTGTTCGGCCAGCGGCTGACCCTCAGCGGCGCCCTGTTCCAGACGACGCGCAAGAACGCGCAAGTGCTGGTCGACACCGACCGGTACGCTCAGGTCGGCGAGGTCAAGGTCGAAGGGCTGGAGCTCGGCTTCTCGGGCAGCGTCACGCCGGCCTGGACCGTGTTCGGCGGCTATACCTATATGGACTCCGAGCTGGTTCGGGGCGCCGTCACCATCGTGAACGGCGCGCCTGTTCCGAGCGCCTTCGAAGGCGATCCGCTGGCCAATACGCCCAAGAACAGCTTCAGCCTGTTCACCACCTATCGCGTCCTGCCCAAGCTGAGCCTGGGCGGCGGGGTCTATTATGTGGACGACCGGTTCGGCGGAAACCAGGGCGGGGCCGGCGGCGGTACGGCGGCGGTCTATGCGCCCAGCTACACCCGCCTGGACCTGTTCGCCTCCTATGACGTGACAGACCGCGCCAGCCTGCAGCTGAACGTCAAGAACGCCACGGATGAGGAATACATCATGCGGACCAACGGGGTTCACCATGCCGACCCCGCTCCGGGCCGGCAGGCGATCCTGGCGCTGAACCTGCGCTTCTAA
- a CDS encoding circularly permuted type 2 ATP-grasp protein, translated as MTRAFDEMNGGGSGTIRDSYKTLAAWLENAPPDLLQARSRQAELFFRRMGVTFAVYGDEESNERLIPFDVVPRIIGADEWGGLEKGLKQRVTAINAFLKDIYGPQDCIRAGIVPADLILTNPHYRPEMQGRRPPGDVWCHIAGVDLVRTGEDGFYVLEDNVRTPSGVSYMLENREMMMRLFPDLFAEHAVRPVEIYTDMLLRSLQASAPSGAGEDPTIVVLTPGPFNSAYYEHSFLADKLGVELVEGGDLFVNDDTVYMRTTEGPKRVDVIYRRIDDDFIDPLTFMPDSAVGVPGLMSAYFAGRVTLANAVGTGVADDKAVYTYMPEIIRFFTGEDAILKNVPTWRCREADALNEVLEKLPELVVKEVGGSGGYGMLVGPTSTKAEIEAFRAKLIADPDDFIAQPTLSLSTAPTLNGGALSPRHVDLRPFVLSSPAGVRVAPGGLTRVALKEGSLVVNSSQGGGTKDTWVLDV; from the coding sequence ATGACGAGAGCTTTCGACGAAATGAACGGCGGCGGATCGGGGACGATCCGCGACAGCTACAAGACCCTGGCGGCCTGGCTGGAAAACGCCCCGCCGGATCTGCTGCAGGCGCGCTCGCGCCAGGCCGAGCTGTTCTTCCGCCGGATGGGCGTGACCTTCGCCGTCTATGGCGACGAGGAATCCAACGAGCGGCTGATCCCGTTCGATGTCGTCCCGCGCATCATCGGCGCCGACGAATGGGGCGGGCTGGAGAAGGGGCTGAAGCAGCGGGTCACCGCCATCAACGCCTTCCTGAAGGACATCTACGGGCCGCAGGACTGTATCCGCGCCGGAATCGTGCCCGCCGACCTTATCCTGACCAATCCGCACTATCGGCCCGAGATGCAGGGCCGCCGGCCGCCGGGCGACGTCTGGTGCCATATCGCCGGGGTCGATCTGGTTCGCACGGGCGAGGACGGCTTCTATGTGCTGGAGGACAATGTCCGTACGCCGTCCGGGGTCTCCTATATGCTGGAGAACCGCGAGATGATGATGCGGCTGTTCCCCGACCTGTTCGCCGAACATGCGGTGCGGCCGGTCGAGATCTATACCGACATGCTGCTGCGATCCTTGCAGGCCTCGGCCCCGTCGGGGGCGGGCGAGGATCCGACCATCGTCGTGCTGACGCCGGGGCCGTTCAACTCGGCCTATTACGAGCACAGTTTCCTGGCCGACAAGCTGGGGGTGGAGCTGGTCGAGGGCGGGGACCTCTTCGTCAATGACGACACCGTCTATATGCGCACGACCGAGGGTCCCAAGCGGGTCGACGTCATCTATCGCCGCATCGACGACGACTTCATCGACCCCCTGACCTTCATGCCGGACTCGGCGGTCGGGGTGCCGGGGCTGATGTCGGCCTATTTCGCCGGGCGGGTGACCCTGGCCAATGCGGTCGGGACGGGGGTGGCCGACGACAAGGCCGTCTATACCTATATGCCCGAGATCATCCGCTTCTTCACCGGCGAGGACGCGATCCTGAAGAATGTGCCGACCTGGCGCTGTCGCGAGGCGGACGCGCTGAATGAGGTGTTGGAGAAGCTGCCGGAACTGGTGGTCAAGGAGGTCGGCGGCTCGGGCGGTTACGGCATGCTGGTGGGGCCGACCTCGACCAAGGCCGAGATCGAGGCCTTCCGCGCCAAGCTGATCGCCGATCCCGACGACTTTATCGCCCAGCCGACGCTGAGCCTGTCGACGGCCCCGACCCTGAACGGCGGCGCCCTGTCGCCGCGCCACGTCGATCTGCGGCCGTTCGTCCTGTCCAGTCCGGCGGGGGTGCGGGTCGCGCCCGGCGGGCTGACGCGGGTGGCGCTGAAGGAGGGGTCGCTGGTGGTCAACTCCAGCCAGGGCGGCGGAACCAAGGACACCTGGGTGCTGGATGTTTAA
- a CDS encoding transglutaminase family protein has translation MRIRIDHSTRYAYARPARFIVQMLRLTPRSCESQQVREWRIETDVDARLRRSEDAFGNIVHSLYTERPTDALTIRVTGEVSTMDTGGVIRGQNERLQPGVYLRDTRLTEADAALVDFAREISEGAPLERMHRLMGAIHGGVAFEVGATSATHTAAEAFAIRRGVCQDHAQIFIACARTLGVPARYVSGHLNRSDGQHDQDAAHAWAEAWIEGLGWVGFDAANGICPTDNYVRIATGLDALGATPIRGTSYGGGIGTLTVALHVQPVQQSQQQHQSRGWS, from the coding sequence ATGCGGATACGGATCGACCACTCCACCCGCTACGCCTACGCCCGGCCGGCGCGGTTCATCGTGCAGATGCTGCGGCTGACGCCTCGGTCCTGCGAGAGCCAGCAGGTGCGCGAATGGCGCATCGAGACCGACGTGGATGCGCGGCTGCGACGCAGCGAGGACGCCTTCGGCAATATCGTTCACAGCCTCTATACCGAGCGCCCGACCGACGCCCTGACCATCCGGGTGACGGGCGAGGTTTCGACCATGGACACCGGCGGGGTGATCCGGGGCCAGAACGAGCGGCTGCAGCCCGGCGTCTATCTGCGCGACACCCGCCTGACCGAGGCGGACGCGGCCCTAGTCGATTTCGCCAGGGAGATCAGCGAGGGCGCGCCGCTGGAGCGGATGCACCGGCTGATGGGGGCGATCCACGGCGGGGTGGCCTTCGAGGTCGGCGCCACGTCCGCGACCCATACGGCGGCCGAGGCCTTCGCCATCCGGCGCGGCGTCTGCCAGGACCACGCGCAGATCTTCATCGCCTGCGCCCGGACGCTGGGCGTGCCGGCCCGCTATGTCTCGGGCCATCTGAACCGCTCGGACGGACAGCATGACCAGGACGCCGCCCACGCCTGGGCCGAGGCCTGGATCGAGGGGCTGGGCTGGGTCGGGTTCGATGCGGCCAACGGAATCTGTCCGACCGACAACTATGTCCGCATCGCCACGGGCCTGGACGCCCTGGGCGCGACGCCGATCCGGGGCACCAGCTACGGCGGCGGGATCGGGACGCTGACGGTCGCCCTGCATGTGCAGCCTGTGCAACAGAGTCAGCAGCAACATCAATCCAGGGGATGGTCCTGA
- a CDS encoding Fe2+-dependent dioxygenase, producing MLLQIPEVFSKAEVKALRERLDAGPWADGNMTSGHQSATAKRNQQLPEDSDVAREVSALIVQALNANPMFVAAALPHTIFPPLFNRYEGGGEFGLHVDNAIRQQRGGGAIRIRSDLSATLFLSEPEDYDGGELIIEEMYGPQSVKLPAGDLVLYPSKSLHKVMPVTRGARVSSFMWMQSLIRDDGDREMLFRLDVATQRVAREKGPKDQAVIELTGVYHNLLRRWSEV from the coding sequence GTGCTGCTCCAGATCCCCGAAGTCTTTTCCAAGGCCGAAGTGAAGGCCCTGCGCGAGCGGCTGGACGCAGGCCCCTGGGCCGACGGCAATATGACTTCGGGCCACCAGTCGGCGACGGCGAAGCGGAACCAACAACTGCCGGAAGACTCGGACGTGGCCAGGGAGGTTTCGGCCCTGATCGTCCAGGCGCTCAACGCCAATCCGATGTTCGTGGCCGCAGCCCTGCCGCACACGATCTTTCCGCCGCTGTTTAACCGCTATGAGGGCGGCGGCGAGTTCGGGCTGCACGTGGACAACGCCATCCGCCAGCAGCGGGGCGGGGGCGCTATCCGTATACGGAGCGACCTGTCGGCGACCCTCTTCCTGTCCGAACCCGAGGATTACGACGGCGGGGAACTGATCATCGAGGAGATGTACGGGCCCCAGTCGGTCAAACTGCCGGCCGGGGATCTGGTGCTATATCCGTCCAAGAGCCTGCACAAGGTGATGCCGGTGACGCGCGGGGCGCGGGTCTCGTCCTTCATGTGGATGCAGAGCCTGATCCGCGACGACGGCGACCGCGAGATGCTGTTCCGGCTGGACGTGGCGACCCAACGCGTGGCGCGCGAGAAGGGGCCCAAGGATCAGGCGGTGATCGAGCTGACCGGGGTCTATCACAACCTTCTGCGGCGCTGGTCCGAGGTTTGA
- a CDS encoding alpha-E domain-containing protein, with the protein MLSRTADSLYWTGRYMERADFLARILEAAIRLAALPAKDQATVTAWAGAIASSGVKSGFDASGRTISEKSVREYLAFGYDNSTSIKACITKARTNARSVRTALTIELWEAINGAWNGLNELGEPTKRDDFTNFLDFVKSTSLAVEGASSRTMLRNDAYWFLRLGMAIERADNTARLLDVKYHLLLPPGERVGGQLDYFQWTTLLREVSALTAYRWVYRESVRPWLVADLLVLNRQMPRSLASCQGMIVSYLEKLATDYGRRGPAQRLASNRLTQFNEAKIEDIFQSGLHEYIQGFLNQNNALAAAIQEQYLV; encoded by the coding sequence ATGCTCTCTCGCACCGCAGACAGCCTGTACTGGACCGGCCGCTATATGGAGCGGGCGGACTTTCTCGCGCGCATTCTGGAGGCCGCCATTCGCCTGGCCGCCCTGCCGGCCAAGGACCAGGCCACGGTCACGGCCTGGGCCGGCGCCATCGCCTCGTCGGGGGTCAAGAGCGGCTTCGACGCCTCGGGCCGGACCATCTCTGAGAAGTCGGTCCGGGAATATCTGGCCTTCGGCTACGACAATTCGACCTCGATCAAGGCCTGTATCACCAAGGCGCGGACCAATGCGCGTTCGGTGCGGACCGCCCTGACCATCGAGCTGTGGGAGGCGATCAACGGCGCCTGGAACGGGCTGAACGAACTGGGCGAGCCGACCAAGCGGGATGATTTCACCAACTTCCTCGACTTCGTGAAGTCGACGTCGCTGGCGGTGGAAGGGGCCTCGTCGCGGACCATGTTGCGCAACGACGCCTACTGGTTCCTGCGGCTGGGCATGGCGATCGAGCGGGCCGACAACACCGCCCGCCTGCTGGACGTGAAGTATCACCTGCTCCTGCCGCCCGGCGAACGGGTGGGCGGACAGCTGGACTATTTCCAGTGGACCACCCTGCTGCGCGAGGTCTCGGCCCTGACCGCCTATCGCTGGGTTTACCGCGAGAGCGTGCGGCCCTGGCTGGTGGCGGACCTGCTGGTGCTGAACCGGCAGATGCCGCGCTCGCTGGCCAGCTGCCAGGGAATGATCGTCAGCTATCTGGAGAAGCTGGCCACCGATTACGGCCGGCGTGGACCGGCGCAGCGGCTGGCGTCCAACCGTCTGACCCAGTTCAACGAGGCCAAGATCGAGGACATCTTCCAGTCGGGCCTGCACGAATACATCCAGGGTTTCCTGAACCAGAACAACGCCCTGGCCGCCGCCATCCAAGAACAGTATCTGGTCTGA
- a CDS encoding NAD(P)/FAD-dependent oxidoreductase has translation MTKILIIGAGHAGGSVAAFLRQYGHDGPIVLIGEEDAPPYQRPPLSKAWLKGEADLEALLLRPLSFYEEQGIEFRPSTVAVSVDPEAKTVAFHDGSSETYDVLVLATGSTARKLPVPGGDHPDLLELRTLKDAERLKAVLGPGKRLAVVGGGYVGLEAAASARALGAEAVVIERAPRVLARVASETLSTFFTAQHRAHGVEILTGAEVVAVAHDGVTLADGSVVQADAVLVGVGALACESLARSAGLRCDDGVVVDDQARTSDPAIFAVGDMTRRPIPVHGGVSHRLESVPNALEQAKQAAAAIVGRPGPAPEVPWFWSDQYDFKLQIAGLPFDADRQVVRGDPTAGGFAVFHLSGDRVVCVEAVNAPPEFMAGKQLIGKATPVDVAKLADQAVSMKAVGV, from the coding sequence ATGACCAAGATCCTGATCATCGGCGCCGGCCACGCCGGCGGCTCCGTCGCGGCCTTTCTGCGGCAATACGGCCATGACGGCCCCATCGTGCTGATCGGTGAGGAGGATGCGCCGCCGTATCAGCGGCCGCCCCTGTCCAAGGCCTGGCTGAAGGGCGAGGCGGATCTGGAGGCGCTGCTGCTGCGGCCGCTGAGCTTCTATGAGGAGCAGGGGATCGAGTTCCGGCCGTCGACGGTCGCCGTGTCGGTGGATCCGGAGGCGAAGACGGTCGCCTTCCATGACGGATCGAGCGAGACCTATGACGTCCTGGTGCTGGCGACGGGATCGACGGCGCGGAAACTGCCGGTTCCGGGCGGGGATCATCCCGATCTGCTGGAGTTGCGGACGCTGAAGGACGCGGAACGGCTGAAGGCCGTGCTGGGACCGGGCAAGCGGCTGGCGGTGGTCGGTGGCGGCTATGTCGGCTTGGAGGCGGCGGCCTCGGCCCGGGCCCTGGGCGCCGAGGCGGTGGTGATCGAGCGGGCGCCGCGCGTGCTGGCGCGGGTGGCGTCCGAGACCCTGTCGACCTTCTTCACCGCCCAGCATCGGGCGCACGGGGTCGAGATCCTGACCGGGGCCGAGGTGGTCGCCGTGGCCCATGACGGCGTGACCCTGGCCGACGGATCGGTGGTGCAGGCGGATGCGGTTCTGGTCGGGGTCGGGGCGCTGGCGTGTGAAAGCCTGGCGCGGTCGGCGGGCCTGCGCTGCGACGACGGGGTGGTGGTGGACGATCAGGCGCGGACCAGCGACCCGGCCATCTTCGCCGTCGGCGACATGACGCGGCGGCCGATCCCGGTTCACGGCGGGGTCTCGCACCGGCTGGAGAGCGTGCCCAATGCGCTGGAACAGGCGAAACAGGCGGCGGCGGCCATCGTCGGGCGGCCGGGACCGGCGCCGGAGGTCCCGTGGTTCTGGTCCGATCAGTACGACTTCAAGCTGCAGATCGCGGGCCTGCCGTTCGATGCGGACCGGCAGGTGGTGCGGGGCGATCCGACGGCGGGCGGATTTGCGGTGTTTCATCTGAGCGGCGATCGGGTGGTCTGCGTCGAGGCGGTCAATGCGCCGCCGGAATTCATGGCGGGCAAGCAGTTGATCGGGAAGGCGACGCCGGTGGATGTGGCGAAGCTGGCGGATCAGGCGGTGTCGATGAAGGCTGTGGGGGTGTGA